From the genome of Aliarcobacter lanthieri:
GAGTATCATAAAATGTATAAAAATTTTATTGTAGAAGAAGAGATAAGATTAGATAAATTCTTAAGCTCTAAAATAGAAGCTTCAAGAAATCAAATTGAACAACTAATTAAAAAAGAATTTGTAAAAGTTGATGGAAAAACTACTATTAAAAATGGATTAAAACTAAAACTAAATCAAAATATTGAAGTTTTTTTTCCTCAAAATGAATTGTCAAATATAAAAGATAAAGAATTTATAGAAAATTCTTTAAAAAATAAAGAGATAAATATCATATATGAAGACAATGATATTTTAATAGTAAATAAACCAATAAATTTAACAATACATGATGCACCAAGTGTAAAAGATGCAACTTTGGTCGATTGGCTAAAACTCAAAAATATATCTCTTTCTACAATAAGTGGTGACGAAAGACATGGTATAGTACATAGACTTGACAAAGGAACAAGTGGAATAATAATCATTGCAAAAACAAATGAAGCACATTTAGATTTATCAAAACAATTAGAAACTAGAGAAGCTGGAAGATATTATCTAGCTTTGATTGATTTACCTTTAAAAGATCATACTATTGTAGAAGAACCAATAGCTAGAAATCCAAACAATCGCCTTAAAATGGCGATTATCCCAAGTGGAAGATATGCTAAAACTACATTTTGTAAACTTGAAACTAGTAAAAATGAAAAGTTTGAATTAATTGCTTGTAAACTTTCAACAGGTAGAACTCATCAAATAAGAGTTCATTTAAATTCATTAAATAGGCATATAATAGGCGATTCTTTATATGGATTTAAGGGCGAATTAAATAAAATAGAAGGATTTTTTTTACATGCTTATTGTTTAGTATTTACTCATCCTACATCAAAAAAGAAGATGAGTTTCACAGCAAATTTACCAAAACATATGGTAGATTTTTTAAGTAACAATTTTAATATGGAGAATATATATGATAAAGTTGAAACACCTAATATCTTTAATTGCTTTAATTTTTCTAATTAGCGGTTGTGCAAACATTTTTAATACAACAACTACACCAAAGGTTAATAATTCATTTCAAACAGTAAACTATAATTCAATTAAATCTATACCAGATATGGTATCAATTGGTTTTGAATGGCAAAGAATTGATGATCCAAGAGTTGAAGGATATAATTTTTATAGAACAGAGTTAAACAAGGGTGAAAATACATTAAAGCTTATTAAAGCTACAAATAGTAGATATGTAACACATTATGTTGATAAAGGGTTAGAGCCAAAAACAAAATATGCTTATCAGATTTCGGCAAGATTAAATGATGGAAGTGAATCACCTACAACACAAGCTTATATAGTTGAAACTTTACCAAGAATAACTCCTGTGGCATATGCGCAAGCGATATCTAATCTTCCAAGAAAAGTAAAACTTATATGGCAACCACATCCTGATACAAGAGTAAGTTACTATAGAGTTGAAAAGTATAATACTTTTATTAATGAGTGGATTTATAAAACAAAAATTGATCAAAGGTTGTCAGCTGAATATATAGAAACTGGATTAAAAGACAATACAACTCATAAATATAGAATTAAAGCTTTCTCTTTTGATGATGTAGAATCAGCTCCATCTCCAATTTTACAAGCAACAACAAAACCAGCACCTTTACCACCAAAAAATATAAGAGCATCAAATAATATTCCTAAAAGTGTATTTATAACTTGGGAAAGATCACCAACACAAGATGTTGTTCAATACCAAATTCATAGAAGTAGTTATAGAAGTTTAGGTTATAGTAAAATAGCAACAGTTAATGCAGATACATTAGAATATACAGACAAAATAAATAATGATGCAAAAGAGTATTTTTATAAAGTAATTGCTGTTGATAAAGATGGATTAGAGAGTACTGACGACATAGATGCTATAAAAGGTATAACTTTAGCACCACCAGCAAAACCAACTATTACTTTAGCTCAAATTCAAGGGAATAAAGTTATTTTAAACTGGCAAGCTGGAGATAGTAGAGCAGTTTCATATAATGTAAATAAAAGAGTAAAAAAATATTTAGTATTCTCTGATACAACAAAATTTGAAAATATCAATGGGCTTAGATTTGAAGATAATGATATTGTAAGTGGAATTGAATACCACTATTCAGTACAAGCAGTTGATGAATTTGGTACATTATCATCAAATAGTGATGAAGCTAAAGTAACACTTTCAAACTCAAGAATATAATAATGCCTCATATAGTTTTTAAAAGAGATAAATTACTTAAAACTCCTATTAAACAGGAGAAGATAGAATTTCTGTTTACAGCAATTTCATATCATGGTGAAGAACAAAATAGAAAATTAGAATATAAAGTTGCTGTAAAAAATGAGGATAAAGAATTTTTACTTACAATAAAAGATAAAGATAAAGACTTATTAATAAAGTCTGATAAAACTACTAGAATTTCACCTGTTACACTCATAAAAGATGCTTTAAATAGTTATGTAAGTATTAATAATGCAGAAACTATATTTTCAAATACAAATAACCTAAAACAAAAAAAAGAGCAAGAACATAAATATTTAAAAGATATAAACTACTTCGTAGATGAATTCAAAACTTCTAATGAAATTCAAATTGAAATAGGATTTGGAAGTGGAAGACATCTTTTATATCAAGCAAAAAACAATCCAAATATTCAATTTATTGGACTTGAAATACATTATCCATCTATTGAACAGCTTTTAAGACAACTGGAATTACAAAATATAACAAATGTTTTAGTTGTAAATTATGATGCAAGACTTTTTATGGAGTTTATTGAATCAAATCAAGTTGGAAAAATATTTGTTCATTTTCCAGTTCCATGGGATAAAAAACCACATAGAAGAATATATTCAAATGAGTTTATTTATGAAGCATTAAGAGTATTAAAAGTGGGTGGAACTTTAGAGCTTAGAACTGATAGCAGAAAATACTTTGATTTTTCTTTAGAACTACTTACAAATTTAAATAAAGCAAATATCAGTATAGATATAAATAAAGATTTAGAAGTTTCAAGTAAATATGAAGATAGATGGAAAAAACAAGGTAAAAATATATATGATGTAATTTTAACTTCACAAAAAGAAGATAAAAAGATAGACTTAAATTATGATTTTAGCTTTGAATTTGATATATCATTTGATAGATTTTTAAATAATATTCCATTTAAAGCAATTATACTAAAAAGTTTTTTTGTTCATATCGAAGAATTTTATACAATAATTGATGAATTAAACTCTGGTTTAATAAAAGTTACAATGGGGAATTTTGATAGACCTGTAACAAAATATCTTTTAATAAAAGATGGAAAAATATCATATTATCAAGGTGATCCTTTACCAACAAGTTCAAATATACAAGCTCATAAAAAATTAAAAGAGATTTTGTCTAGATGATTACTGCAAAAGATTTGTATTTGACTTATGATAATAATAAATATATTATTAAAAGAGGTAGTTTTAGTATAAAACCAAAAGAATTTGTATTTATTGGAGGAACTTCTGGAAGTGGAAAATCAACTTTACTAAAATCTTTTTATGGTGATATTGCAATAAAACATGGAAGTTTAAAAATAGCTGGACAAGAAGTTTTTGGAATAAAAGGTAAAAATTTAAGGCTACTAAGAAAAGATATTGGAGTAATATTTCAAGATTATAAACTTATAAATGAGTTTACAATTGAAGAAAATATTATGATTCCTCTTAGAATAAATAACTATTCAGAAGAAGTTTCAAAACTTCAAGCAGATAATTTATTAAAACATGTAAAACTATCTCATAGAAAAGGATATTATCCAAATCAACTAAGTGGAGGAGAGCAACAAAGAGTTGCAGTAGCACGTGCTTTAGCTCATAATCCAAAAATAATAATTGCAGATGAACCAACTGGAAACTTAGATGACTTTAGTGCTGATGTAGTATGGAACTTATTAAAAGGTGCTAATGAACAACTTGGAATTACAGTTGTTGTAGTAACACATAGAGTTCCAAAAAATTTAGGAATAAACTTTAGACAATTATCAATAGAAGATGGGATAATATATGAAGTCTCTTAAAGCCATTTTTGCATTTTTAATCCCTCTATTATCAATGTTAATAACATTTTGTATATTTTTAATAATAGATAATATAGTAGATAATTATAAAACTAAAATATCAAGAGATTATTCTATTGTTGTAGTTTCTACAAATCCTTTAAATAAAGATTCTTTAAATGAATTAGCTGGAATAAAAGTTGAAAATATTCAACTATTACCAAATGATAAAATAATTGAAAATATAAAATCAAATTTGTCATCAAATTCAATAGAATTGTTAAAACAAAAGCTACCATATTTTTATCAAGTTTATTTAGAGATTTTTCCGACAAGTACAGATTTGGAAGTTATCAAAAAAACACTACTTTCAAATAAAGATATAAAAAATGTAGAAGTTTTTTATAAAAACCATAATCAAGTATATTTACTACTACTAATTTTAAATAGTGTCTCTTTTATACTATTTTTTATTATAACAATTTTTGCAATAATCATAATTGCAAAACAGATAAAACTTTGGTTTCATGAGCACCATATAAAAATTTCAATACTTAAGCTTCATGGAGCTTCTATCCTTTATAGTGCTTCATCAGTTTTAAAATATGCACTTATTAGTTCTTTGCTAGCTTTTTTACTAGCTAGTGGTTTTTTAGCATATATTTCTAATAATATAGATCTATTATTTCCTTTAGAGCTACAAGATATTGTTGATATCAAAATAAATATTTTTGAAGAGATAATTAAAATATTTATACTATCTTTTTGTATATCAATATTCACAATTCTTGGAGTTCTTTTAAAGTATAAGATAAACAATGATTAAAATAGTTTTTTTAATATTTTTATCATCTTTTTTATTGTTTTCATCTACTATTGATAAAAAAATACAACAAAATCAAAAGATTTTAGATACAAATAAAAAAACAAAAGAAAATACAACTTTAAAAGTAAAAGAGTTAGCTGATAAAATCGAGTCTCAAAATAATAATATATCAAAATTAGAAACAGATATTGTAAAAATAAATGAAGATATAGAACAACATCAAAAACTTCTTGAGTCTTCACAATCAAAACTAAATGAACTTCAATCAAAATCTAAAGATTTATTAAAAGAAAAGAATAGTAGTGAAGAAGAAATTATAAATACAATAGTTGAAGAATTTTCTATATCAATGGCTTTAAAACTAGCATCAATAAACTCTTTACAAGAACTTATTGACAATGAGATTTTTAATCTTTTATCAACAAATTCTAAACAAAAAGTTTTACAATTAAATGAGAATTATAATAAAATATCTGAAAATACAAAGGCAAATCAACAAGAAATAAGTAAATTAAATACTTATATAAAAGATAGGTTAAAAACAAAAGAACAATTTACAGCTTTAAAAACAAAACATGCAAGCTCTTTACAAAATCTAGAAAAAGAGCATAAGTTATATCAAGAAGAGTTAAAAAAAGTAGCTCAACAACAAGAATCAATAAATAATATTTTATCTGATTTGAAAATATTAAAACAACAAGAGATAAAAAAAGCTCAAGAAGATAAAAAAGTTAGCCAAGAAGATGAAATACAAACTACAAATGTAAGAAATCAAAAATTTGCAAAAGATTTAGATTTAGATGTGAAGAAAATAGGCTCTTCAACAGATGGAATAAAAATAACAAAATATAAAGGACCTAAAACAATAGCTCCACTAAAATCTTTTAAAGTTGTAAAAAACTTTGGAACATACTATGATCCAGTATATAAAATAAAATTATTTAATGAATCAATAGTTTTACAATCAAATGAAAAAGATTCTAAAGTTGTTTCAGTACTAAATGGAAAAATTGTATATGCGAAAAAAAATGCTGGAATGCTTGATAATGTTGTAATTATCCAGCATGAAGGAGGATTACATACTATTTATTCTCATTTAGATGATATTGCTCCAAATTTAGTTGTAGGTAAATGGGTACAAAAAGGTTCTGTTGTAGGTAGAGTAACATCAAATTTAACTTTTCAAGTTACAAAAGATTCAGCGCATATAGATCCAAGAGATCTATTTAATATTTAGGAAATCAATATGGTAAGAAATAGTTTAGATAATCCTTTCTTCCTATTCTTTTTACTAGTTTTTGCAGTTAGCATAAACTTTTTAGCATCAATTCACTTTTTAGTTATTTTATTTGCAGGAGTTTTATCAACAGCTTTTTATAGAACTCTAAAACAAAAATATTATTACTCTTTTGGATTTGTTATTATTGCTTTTTTAATAATTGAATTAAATATGGGATTAAAACCATTTTCTCTGTCTTTATTATCATTTTTTATGTATTTATTTATTATTCCAAGATATGAACAAAGTCATACAAATGGATTTTTATATATAATATTTTTTTATATAGGATTAGCTATATTATGGTATTTGTTTTTTCATTTTGAAAACATATCTATATATATTCTTATAATAAACTTAATAATAGATCTTCTTATATTTTGGATATTTTTATGAATTGGCGATTAAATATTATCTATATTTTTGTTTCACTTATTTGTGTGATGATACTTTCAAGAGTATATTTTTTAAGTATTAAATCAAATACTTATTATGAAGAATTATCAAAAAACAATTATATTAAAAAGACTTATAAAGCTCCTACCAGAGGAGTAATTGAAGATAGAAACGGAGAACCATTAGCACTAAATCAAATGGGTTTTTCTATACTTATAAAACCTCATTTGAGAGGTAAAAAGAATCAAGAAAAATTAGAAAACATTATTGATATTATAGTTGAACAATTTCCACAGTATGAAAAAGCAAAATTAATCAAAGATTATATTAGAAATGATTCACCATATAATCATGAGTTTATAAAGATAATAGATTACGTACCTTATGAAGATATATTTTCTAAATATACATTCTTAGCAACTCAAGAAGATATAAAAATTGAATCTTCATCGAAAAGGTATTATCCACATAAAGAGTTAGCTGCACATATAATTGGGTATGTTGGAAGAGCTTCAAAACTTGATATTATAAACAATGATATAGCAAAATATAGTGGTATTGTAGGTAAAAGTGGTATTGAAAAATACTATAATGAAAAATTACAAGGAACACTTGGATATAAAGATACAAAAGTTAATGCTTTAAATAAAGAAATAGAAGTAATAGATGAAAAAGAACCATCAAATGATAATAATGTAAGAATTACAATTGATGTAAATTTACAAAAATATCTTCAAGAACTTTTTATTGATAAAAGTGGTTCAATTGTTGTAATGGATGCAAATAATGGAGAAATAATTGCTGCTGGCTCTTTCCCTGAATATGATAGTAATATTTTTGCAAGAGGTATTTCTCAAGCTGAATGGAATGAGATGAGAAATGATTTTAATCACCCATTTACAAATAAGATTATAAATGGGCTTTATCCTCCTGGTTCAGTTATAAAAATGGGAGTTGCATTATCATTTTTAGAAAATGGAATTAGTGAAAAATTTAGTGTAGATTGTACTGGTTCACTTCCTATTGGAAATAGAAATTTTAGATGTTGGAAAACAATAGGACATGGTCATATAGATTTTAGAAGTGCAATAGCACAAAGTTGTGATGATTTTTTTTATAAAGGTAGTTTAAAAATAGGTATCAACAAAATATCTAAAACTCTAGATAAACTTGGGATTGGACAAAAATCTGGAATAGATTTAGACAATGAATTTATAGGTATAAATCCAAATAAAGAATGGAAAGAAAATAGATTAAAAAAACCTTGGTATATAGGTGAAACAGTAATTACTTCTATTGGACAAGGAAATATGCTTACTACACCTTTACAAATAGCTAGATACACTGCTTTTTTTGCATCTGGAAAACTCCCTAAACCACATTTAACAAAAGAAGCTTATGAAGAACCACAAGAATT
Proteins encoded in this window:
- the mrdA gene encoding penicillin-binding protein 2, which encodes MNWRLNIIYIFVSLICVMILSRVYFLSIKSNTYYEELSKNNYIKKTYKAPTRGVIEDRNGEPLALNQMGFSILIKPHLRGKKNQEKLENIIDIIVEQFPQYEKAKLIKDYIRNDSPYNHEFIKIIDYVPYEDIFSKYTFLATQEDIKIESSSKRYYPHKELAAHIIGYVGRASKLDIINNDIAKYSGIVGKSGIEKYYNEKLQGTLGYKDTKVNALNKEIEVIDEKEPSNDNNVRITIDVNLQKYLQELFIDKSGSIVVMDANNGEIIAAGSFPEYDSNIFARGISQAEWNEMRNDFNHPFTNKIINGLYPPGSVIKMGVALSFLENGISEKFSVDCTGSLPIGNRNFRCWKTIGHGHIDFRSAIAQSCDDFFYKGSLKIGINKISKTLDKLGIGQKSGIDLDNEFIGINPNKEWKENRLKKPWYIGETVITSIGQGNMLTTPLQIARYTAFFASGKLPKPHLTKEAYEEPQELDFKKEYVELMQKAMFDVSNAPTGTARRYSTSKVTIASKTGTAQVVSIPQSEKVRMKESELEYYQRSHAWITAYGPYKNPKYVVTIVQEHGGGGGSATGGVASKIFDKLYELGYITELE
- a CDS encoding cell division ATP-binding protein FtsE, with the translated sequence MITAKDLYLTYDNNKYIIKRGSFSIKPKEFVFIGGTSGSGKSTLLKSFYGDIAIKHGSLKIAGQEVFGIKGKNLRLLRKDIGVIFQDYKLINEFTIEENIMIPLRINNYSEEVSKLQADNLLKHVKLSHRKGYYPNQLSGGEQQRVAVARALAHNPKIIIADEPTGNLDDFSADVVWNLLKGANEQLGITVVVVTHRVPKNLGINFRQLSIEDGIIYEVS
- a CDS encoding fibronectin type III domain-containing protein → MIKLKHLISLIALIFLISGCANIFNTTTTPKVNNSFQTVNYNSIKSIPDMVSIGFEWQRIDDPRVEGYNFYRTELNKGENTLKLIKATNSRYVTHYVDKGLEPKTKYAYQISARLNDGSESPTTQAYIVETLPRITPVAYAQAISNLPRKVKLIWQPHPDTRVSYYRVEKYNTFINEWIYKTKIDQRLSAEYIETGLKDNTTHKYRIKAFSFDDVESAPSPILQATTKPAPLPPKNIRASNNIPKSVFITWERSPTQDVVQYQIHRSSYRSLGYSKIATVNADTLEYTDKINNDAKEYFYKVIAVDKDGLESTDDIDAIKGITLAPPAKPTITLAQIQGNKVILNWQAGDSRAVSYNVNKRVKKYLVFSDTTKFENINGLRFEDNDIVSGIEYHYSVQAVDEFGTLSSNSDEAKVTLSNSRI
- a CDS encoding murein hydrolase activator EnvC family protein, which translates into the protein MIKIVFLIFLSSFLLFSSTIDKKIQQNQKILDTNKKTKENTTLKVKELADKIESQNNNISKLETDIVKINEDIEQHQKLLESSQSKLNELQSKSKDLLKEKNSSEEEIINTIVEEFSISMALKLASINSLQELIDNEIFNLLSTNSKQKVLQLNENYNKISENTKANQQEISKLNTYIKDRLKTKEQFTALKTKHASSLQNLEKEHKLYQEELKKVAQQQESINNILSDLKILKQQEIKKAQEDKKVSQEDEIQTTNVRNQKFAKDLDLDVKKIGSSTDGIKITKYKGPKTIAPLKSFKVVKNFGTYYDPVYKIKLFNESIVLQSNEKDSKVVSVLNGKIVYAKKNAGMLDNVVIIQHEGGLHTIYSHLDDIAPNLVVGKWVQKGSVVGRVTSNLTFQVTKDSAHIDPRDLFNI
- the trmB gene encoding tRNA (guanosine(46)-N7)-methyltransferase TrmB codes for the protein MPHIVFKRDKLLKTPIKQEKIEFLFTAISYHGEEQNRKLEYKVAVKNEDKEFLLTIKDKDKDLLIKSDKTTRISPVTLIKDALNSYVSINNAETIFSNTNNLKQKKEQEHKYLKDINYFVDEFKTSNEIQIEIGFGSGRHLLYQAKNNPNIQFIGLEIHYPSIEQLLRQLELQNITNVLVVNYDARLFMEFIESNQVGKIFVHFPVPWDKKPHRRIYSNEFIYEALRVLKVGGTLELRTDSRKYFDFSLELLTNLNKANISIDINKDLEVSSKYEDRWKKQGKNIYDVILTSQKEDKKIDLNYDFSFEFDISFDRFLNNIPFKAIILKSFFVHIEEFYTIIDELNSGLIKVTMGNFDRPVTKYLLIKDGKISYYQGDPLPTSSNIQAHKKLKEILSR
- a CDS encoding RluA family pseudouridine synthase → MYKNFIVEEEIRLDKFLSSKIEASRNQIEQLIKKEFVKVDGKTTIKNGLKLKLNQNIEVFFPQNELSNIKDKEFIENSLKNKEINIIYEDNDILIVNKPINLTIHDAPSVKDATLVDWLKLKNISLSTISGDERHGIVHRLDKGTSGIIIIAKTNEAHLDLSKQLETREAGRYYLALIDLPLKDHTIVEEPIARNPNNRLKMAIIPSGRYAKTTFCKLETSKNEKFELIACKLSTGRTHQIRVHLNSLNRHIIGDSLYGFKGELNKIEGFFLHAYCLVFTHPTSKKKMSFTANLPKHMVDFLSNNFNMENIYDKVETPNIFNCFNFSN
- a CDS encoding FtsX-like permease family protein; translated protein: MKSLKAIFAFLIPLLSMLITFCIFLIIDNIVDNYKTKISRDYSIVVVSTNPLNKDSLNELAGIKVENIQLLPNDKIIENIKSNLSSNSIELLKQKLPYFYQVYLEIFPTSTDLEVIKKTLLSNKDIKNVEVFYKNHNQVYLLLLILNSVSFILFFIITIFAIIIIAKQIKLWFHEHHIKISILKLHGASILYSASSVLKYALISSLLAFLLASGFLAYISNNIDLLFPLELQDIVDIKINIFEEIIKIFILSFCISIFTILGVLLKYKINND